From a single Herbiconiux sp. SALV-R1 genomic region:
- the folP gene encoding dihydropteroate synthase: MIVTPALRHPVRRLGSRTIDFDRRIAVMAIVNRTPDSFFDQGATFALDSAVDAALRAAELGADWVDVGGAKFAPGPEIPAEEELDRVLPVVAAVAERSDVVISVDTFRASVAAACIAAGAHVVNDTTGLSDPEMAAVVAGSGASLVITHSLAAPRRPHPRPRYDDVVAEVRAFLDQRVEEATAAGVTEAQLFVDPGHDLNKNTRHSLELTRRFDEIAAIGLPALAAVSNKDFVGESLGAVKSERTEGSLVAATVCALLGARVVRMHDVAASVKAMRMLEAVLGFREPVQEVHNV, encoded by the coding sequence ATGATCGTCACACCCGCGCTGCGGCACCCGGTGCGCCGTCTCGGATCGCGCACCATCGACTTCGACCGGCGCATCGCGGTGATGGCCATCGTCAACCGCACCCCCGACTCGTTCTTCGACCAGGGAGCGACCTTCGCCCTCGACAGCGCGGTCGACGCAGCGCTCCGCGCGGCCGAGCTCGGCGCCGACTGGGTCGACGTGGGAGGCGCGAAGTTCGCGCCAGGGCCCGAGATCCCGGCCGAGGAGGAGCTCGATCGCGTGCTCCCCGTGGTCGCGGCGGTGGCCGAGCGGAGCGACGTCGTGATCTCGGTCGACACCTTCCGCGCATCCGTCGCCGCCGCCTGCATCGCCGCGGGGGCGCACGTCGTGAACGACACGACGGGGCTGAGCGACCCCGAGATGGCCGCCGTCGTCGCCGGGAGCGGCGCCTCCCTCGTGATCACCCACAGCCTCGCCGCTCCCCGCCGGCCGCATCCCCGGCCGCGCTACGACGACGTGGTGGCCGAGGTGCGCGCCTTCCTCGACCAGCGCGTCGAGGAGGCGACGGCGGCCGGCGTCACCGAGGCGCAGCTGTTCGTCGACCCCGGGCATGACCTGAACAAGAACACCCGGCACAGCCTCGAGCTCACCCGCCGTTTCGACGAGATCGCCGCGATCGGGCTGCCCGCGCTCGCCGCCGTGTCGAACAAGGACTTCGTGGGCGAGAGCCTCGGTGCCGTCAAGAGCGAGCGCACCGAGGGCTCGCTCGTCGCTGCCACGGTGTGCGCCCTGCTCGGGGCGCGCGTGGTGCGCATGCACGACGTGGCGGCGTCGGTGAAGGC
- a CDS encoding NUDIX domain-containing protein, producing MTVLPPRLPPRDSGDAWVEAPDGKRYWGRYGAAGLLVHAEAGVLLQHRAEWSHFGGTWGLPGGARHEGESAVAGAVREAGEEAGVPAELLQLAFTSTFDLGFWSYVTVVVRATSPFTPTIGDAESLELRWVPLDEVDSLPLHPGFAASWPALRARLDERSRVVVDAANVIGSRPDGWWRDRVGAAERLIGRLTALAEHGVADGGARGDGGGADRRWPRFDVVIEGRAKDARGTDPADSPALTGGLVRLVRAEGSGDDAIVATVADPFPGETTVVTADRELTARVEELGARVRGPRWILELLDALDEPGR from the coding sequence ATGACGGTCCTCCCTCCCCGGCTCCCACCGCGCGACAGCGGTGACGCCTGGGTGGAGGCCCCCGACGGCAAGCGCTACTGGGGCCGCTACGGAGCTGCGGGGCTGCTCGTGCACGCCGAAGCCGGGGTGCTGCTGCAGCATCGCGCCGAGTGGAGCCACTTCGGCGGAACCTGGGGCCTCCCGGGCGGCGCGCGGCACGAGGGCGAGAGCGCCGTCGCGGGCGCGGTCCGCGAGGCCGGCGAGGAGGCCGGGGTGCCGGCGGAGCTCCTGCAACTCGCCTTCACCTCGACCTTCGACCTGGGCTTCTGGTCGTACGTCACCGTGGTGGTGCGCGCCACCTCGCCGTTCACGCCCACGATCGGCGACGCCGAGAGCCTCGAACTGCGCTGGGTGCCCCTCGACGAGGTGGACTCGCTCCCGCTGCACCCCGGCTTCGCCGCCAGCTGGCCGGCCCTCCGCGCACGGCTCGACGAGCGCTCGCGGGTGGTGGTCGACGCGGCGAACGTCATCGGCTCGCGCCCCGACGGCTGGTGGCGCGATCGGGTCGGAGCCGCAGAGAGGCTCATCGGGCGCCTGACGGCGCTGGCCGAGCACGGTGTCGCCGACGGCGGTGCGCGCGGTGACGGCGGGGGTGCCGATCGCCGCTGGCCGCGCTTCGACGTCGTCATCGAGGGCAGGGCGAAGGATGCGCGCGGCACCGACCCCGCCGACTCACCCGCTCTCACCGGCGGTCTGGTGCGCCTGGTGCGTGCCGAGGGTTCGGGTGACGACGCGATCGTCGCCACGGTCGCCGACCCGTTCCCGGGCGAGACGACGGTGGTGACGGCCGACCGGGAGCTGACCGCGCGGGTCGAGGAGCTGGGCGCCCGGGTGCGGGGGCCGCGGTGGATCCTCGAACTGCTCGACGCGCTCGACGAGCCCGGCCGCTGA